In the Malania oleifera isolate guangnan ecotype guangnan chromosome 1, ASM2987363v1, whole genome shotgun sequence genome, one interval contains:
- the LOC131162388 gene encoding cysteine desulfurase, mitochondrial, whose translation MASKLIASALRRTTVVPLRLRQLSTAAAAVAPQPTATDAYEEVDGISLKGVKISGRPLYLDVQATSPVDPRVLDAMLPFYLSRFGNPHSRTHLYGWESDLAVEKARAQVASLINASPKEIIFTSGATESNNISVKGVMHFYKDKKRHVITTQTEHKCVLDSCRHLQQEGFDVTYLPVDSDGLVDLDRLRSAIRPDTGLVSVMAVNNEIGVIQPVEEIGKICRDFNIPFHTDAAQALGKIPVDVEKMNVSLMSLSGHKIYGPKGVGALYIRRRPRIRVEPQMSGGGQERGIRSGTVPTPLVVGMGAACELAAQEMEYDKMRISALQERLLNGMKAKIDGVVVNGSMEKRYAGNLNLSFAYVEGESLLMGLKEVAVSSGSACTSASLEPSYVLRALGVDEDMAHTSIRFGIGRFTTEAEIDRAVELTVQQVVKLREMSPLYEMVKEGIDIKSIQWAQH comes from the coding sequence ATGGCCTCTAAGCTCATCGCCTCTGCGCTCCGCCGCACCACCGTTGTGCCTTTACGTCTCCGTCAACTCTCTACGGCGGCAGCGGCTGTTGCTCCGCAGCCCACGGCCACCGATGCTTACGAGGAGGTGGATGGAATTTCATTGAAAGGGGTCAAAATCTCCGGCAGACCTTTGTACTTGGATGTGCAGGCCACTTCGCCTGTGGACCCTAGGGTTTTGGACGCCATGCTTCCCTTCTACCTCTCCCGCTTCGGCAACCCCCACTCACGCACTCACCTCTATGGCTGGGAGTCCGACCTCGCCGTCGAGAAAGCTCGAGCTCAGGTGGCCTCTCTCATCAACGCCTCTCCCAAAGAGATAATCTTCACCTCCGGCGCCACAGAGTCGAACAACATCTCCGTCAAAGGCGTCATGCACTTCTACAAGGACAAGAAGCGTCACGTTATCACCACCCAGACGGAGCACAAGTGCGTTCTCGATTCTTGCAGGCACCTTCAGCAAGAGGGTTTCGATGTCACCTATCTTCCCGTGGATTCTGATGGGCTCGTCGACCTCGATCGCCTTCGCTCGGCCATCAGGCCTGACACGGGGCTCGTCTCCGTCATGGCGGTGAATAACGAGATTGGGGTGATTCAGCCGGTTGAGGAAATTGGGAAAATTTGTAGGGATTTTAATATTCCTTTTCATACTGATGCAGCGCAGGCGTTGGGGAAGATTCCCGTTGATGTGGAGAAGATGAATGTTAGCTTGATGTCGTTGAGTGGCCATAAGATTTACGGACCGAAAGGGGTTGGGGCTTTGTATATTCGGCGGAGGCCGAGGATTAGGGTTGAGCCCCAAATGAGTGGGGGTGGGCAGGAGAGAGGGATTCGTAGTGGCACAGTACCCACTCCGTTGGTAGTGGGAATGGGTGCTGCCTGTGAGCTGGCTGCACAGGAGATGGAGTATGATAAGATGAGAATTTCGGCATTGCAGGAGCGGTTGCTAAATGGGATGAAGGCTAAGATTGATGGAGTGGTGGTGAATGGAAGCATGGAGAAGCGATATGCTGGGAATTTGAACTTGTCTTTTGCGTATGTGGAAGGGGAAAGTTTGCTCATGGGGTTGAAGGAGGTGGCAGTGTCGAGCGGGAGCGCTTGTACAAGTGCAAGCTTGGAGCCCTCGTATGTGTTGAGGGCTTTGGGGGTGGATGAGGACATGGCTCACACTTCAATTAGGTTTGGGATTGGGAGGTTTACAACTGAGGCAGAAATTGATCGGGCTGTGGAGCTCACGGTACAGCAGGTGGTGAAGTTGAGAGAAATGAGTCCGCTTTATGAGATGGTGAAGGAAGGGATTGACATTAAGAGTATACAATGGGCGCAACATTGA
- the LOC131162395 gene encoding uncharacterized protein LOC131162395 encodes MFRQSPRRTQRSKGFRVKHALQICLLLGVCVWLFYQVKHSHDKKAAYDKSRVKDVNEIVKLGRKDVHPHVEETAIEDEKPTEEGGEENKHEGEENNRLREGEEEGKEGVGDEIHEHDQEIAEKEVEHGEDFVDKGMENEERKEEESEDMESEQSKDREAGGNESREDIKEDEKAESKHKESYEDAIERNREESEGKEIKVEVNEENNQMESEEKERDEKEGQIEQSVSSENQVDDGSDRNNEGTKEGQYQGNDASSTVVLETQNIPDGTENGSSENSKERKQSEDKEKNEFELQRKDNSSEFANIDQNESGPNVSGGEKVEKNDASNVTATEEKDNEINLPNSSDGFSPNSSIATDSDEQRQENESAETFVSSEKNGIQMASDSSQNQNETVDNTISKEITPPTESVVFDQTEKSGAVASSVQSDLNVKLSTTTENIEAGTQNDSPPSTNNEKDDGKTEGSTASSTTNDDGDAGQREPDDPSISQERKEESPNSNGDADAGQKEPADSSVSQERKDESQNTNNNDIADQNKDNDAVQNNNSDVNSGTERTEQNTKSSNENDDADVGQTETGDSSSSSVNHEEKEAFSNTNDTANAGENGSDDSSSSSVLQEEKEARTDLETLPEMGTDLSNNEAASAE; translated from the exons ATGTTCAGACAGTCACCTCGTAGGACTCAGAGATCTAAAGGTTTCAGGGTTAAGCATGCTTTGCAGATATGCCTGTTGCTTGGTGTTTGCGTCTGGCTATTTTACCAAGTCAAGCATTCCCATGATAAGAAAGCTGCATATGATAAAAGCAGGGTTAAGGATGTCAATGAAATTGTGAAGTTAGGGAGGAAGGATGTCCATCCTCATGTAGAGGAAACTGCCATCGAGGATGAGAAGCCTACAGAGGAAGGAGGTGAAGAAAATAAACATGAAGGTGAAGAAAATAATAGGCTTAGAGAGGGTGAGGAGGAAGGAAAAGAGGGTGTGGGTGATGAGATACATGAACATGATCAAGAGATCGCAGAAAAAGAAGTTGAGCATGGAGAGGATTTTGTGGATAAAGGTATGGAGAatgaagagagaaaggaagaggaaAGTGAAGACATGGAGAGTGAACAGAGCAAAGATAGAGAAGCTGGCGGAAATGAGAGTAGAGAGGACATTAAGGAAGATGAGAAAGCAGAAAGCAAACACAAGGAAAGTTATGAAGATGCAATTGAGAGGAACAGAGAGGAGAGTGAAGGGAAAGAAATTAAAGTGGAGGTAAATGAAGAGAACAATCAGATGGAAAGTGAAGAGAAAGAGAGGGACGAGAAGGAAGGTCAGATTGAGCAGTCAGTTTCATCAGAGAATCAAGTTGATGATGGAAGTGACAGGAATAACGAGGGGACAAAAGAAGGACAATACCAGGGGAATGATGCTTCCAGCACAGTAGTCCtggaaactcaaaatataccagATGGAACTGAGAATGGAAGTtcagaaaactcaaaagaaagaAAGCAATCAGAAGACAAAGAAAAGAATGAGTTCGAACTGCAGAGAAAAGACAATAGCTCTGAGTTTGCCAATATCGACCAAAATGAGTCTGGCCCAAATGTGAGTGGAGGTGAAAAAGTTGAGAAGAATGATGCTTCAAATGTGACCGCCACTGAGGAGAAGGATAATGAAATCAATCTGCCGAATTCCAGTGATGGTTTCTCTCCTAATTCATCAATCGCAACAGATTCCGATGAACAGAGGCAAGAGAACGAATCTGCAGAAACTTTTGTTTCATCAGAGAAAAATGGGATACAGATGGCATCTGATTcctctcaaaatcaaaatgaaacAGTGGACAACACTATTTCTAAAGAAATAACCCCTCCCACAGAATCTGTTGTCTTTGACCAAACAGAAAAATCTGGTGCAGTTGCCAGCAGTGTGCAGTCAGATTTAAATGTGAAACTATCAACCACAACTGAGAATATAGAAGCAG GAACACAAAACGATTCTCCTCCTTCCACCAACAATGAAAAAGATGATGGTAAGACAGAGGGGAGCACTGCATCCTCAACCACTAATGATGATGGTGATGCAGGCCAAAGAGAACCAGACGATCCTTCAATATCTCAAGAAAGGAAAGAGGAGTCCCCAAACAGTAATGGTGATGCTGATGCAGGGCAAAAAGAGCCAGCCGATTCTTCAGTATCTCAAGAAAGGAAAGATGAGTCCCAAAACACGAATAACAATGATATTGCAGACCAGAACAAGGACAATGATGCTGTTCAGAACAATAACTCAGATGTAAATTCTGGGACAGAGAGGACTGAACAGAACACCAAATCTTCTAATGAAAATGACGATGCAGATGTGGGTCAGACTGAAACAGGTGATTCTTCGAGTTCTTCAGTCAACCATGAAGAGAAAGAGGCATTCTCAAACACAAATGACACTGCCAATGCAGGTGAGAATGGTTCAGATGATTCTTCAAGTTCTTCAGTCCTTCAAGAAGAGAAGGAGGCTCGGACAGACTTAGAAACTTTGCCCGAGATGGGAACTGATTTGAGTAACAATGAAGCTGCATCTGCAGAGTGA